One Paraburkholderia phytofirmans OLGA172 genomic window carries:
- a CDS encoding SET domain-containing protein produces MQRVVVRRSSVHGKGVFAKYALAAGERVLEYKGEITSWRSAVRRHRREGIAGHTFLFGLSDGRVIDGSRGGNSARWLNHACAPNCETIEDGDRIFIHTLRSIGAGEELFIEYLLATDDPLDEDVRAQYACRCAAADCRHSMLADAA; encoded by the coding sequence ATGCAGCGCGTAGTTGTCCGGCGGTCTTCAGTTCACGGTAAAGGCGTGTTCGCCAAGTACGCGCTCGCGGCGGGCGAGCGCGTGCTTGAGTACAAGGGTGAAATCACCTCGTGGCGAAGTGCGGTGCGCCGTCATCGGCGCGAAGGCATCGCAGGCCATACGTTTCTTTTCGGCCTGTCGGATGGGCGGGTGATCGACGGCAGCCGTGGCGGCAACAGCGCGCGCTGGCTCAATCACGCGTGCGCGCCCAACTGCGAAACCATTGAAGACGGTGATCGCATCTTCATCCACACGCTCCGCTCGATCGGGGCCGGTGAAGAATTGTTCATTGAATATCTGCTTGCCACTGACGATCCGCTGGATGAGGACGTCCGGGCGCAGTACGCGTGCCGGTGCGCCGCGGCGGACTGTCGTCACTCGATGCTGGCGGACGCAGCGTGA
- a CDS encoding IS110 family transposase — protein sequence MLTDQAYTGSGDGLVLAVSLELAAAKWKVAFHDGRREKPAVHTVGQPQAAARLQAVLDLIETHKERWSLPTDVRVVVSYEAGQDAFWIWRALRARHVDCYVIDPASIPVERHQRRAKTDRLDVIKLVINLRAWLRGERDRMHVIRVPLPEDEASRHLMRERGQLQKEILQHQDRMRKLLATLGCWDAVDHRAFADRLERDEVRCHDGAPLPRELYERLRRECDRLALVEQQLAVLESTRKTNVPAVARQRCDALARLKGIGEVGASRLALELFWRNFNNRREVGSCVGLVPQPYDSGESQIDQGISKQSNRRVRALLIEIAWTWLRYQPGSALTKWFDQRTQGTGPNRRARRIAIVAVARRLAIALWRYLKDGVIPEGADLKNV from the coding sequence ATGCTTACCGATCAGGCATACACAGGTAGTGGTGACGGACTGGTGCTGGCAGTGTCGCTGGAACTGGCGGCGGCCAAATGGAAAGTCGCGTTTCACGACGGCCGGCGCGAGAAGCCGGCCGTCCACACCGTTGGACAGCCGCAGGCTGCGGCGCGCCTGCAGGCAGTGCTGGACCTGATCGAGACCCACAAGGAAAGATGGTCATTACCGACAGATGTACGGGTTGTCGTGAGCTATGAGGCCGGGCAGGACGCGTTCTGGATCTGGCGCGCGTTACGGGCTCGACACGTCGACTGCTACGTCATTGATCCGGCCAGCATTCCGGTCGAACGCCACCAGCGGCGCGCCAAGACCGATCGGCTCGATGTCATCAAGCTGGTCATCAATTTGCGCGCGTGGCTGCGCGGCGAGCGCGATCGCATGCATGTGATTCGCGTACCGTTACCGGAGGACGAGGCATCGCGCCACTTGATGCGAGAGCGCGGGCAACTACAGAAGGAAATCCTGCAGCACCAAGATCGCATGCGCAAGCTGCTGGCCACCCTCGGCTGCTGGGATGCTGTCGATCACCGGGCATTCGCGGACCGACTCGAGCGCGACGAAGTACGCTGCCACGACGGTGCGCCGTTACCGCGCGAGCTGTATGAGCGGTTACGGCGTGAGTGCGATCGGCTGGCCCTCGTCGAACAGCAACTTGCGGTGTTGGAGAGCACGCGAAAGACAAACGTACCAGCAGTCGCGCGCCAGCGTTGCGATGCGCTGGCGCGGCTGAAGGGTATAGGCGAAGTAGGCGCCTCGCGCCTTGCGCTCGAGCTCTTCTGGCGGAACTTCAACAATCGCCGCGAAGTCGGCTCGTGCGTCGGGCTGGTGCCTCAGCCATACGACAGCGGCGAAAGCCAGATCGATCAAGGGATCAGCAAACAGTCAAACCGGCGGGTACGCGCGCTGCTGATCGAGATTGCATGGACGTGGCTGCGCTACCAGCCCGGCAGCGCACTAACAAAATGGTTTGACCAACGCACACAGGGCACGGGGCCGAACCGACGTGCGCGACGTATCGCTATCGTCGCGGTGGCGAGACGTCTTGCCATTGCACTGTGGCGCTATCTGAAAGACGGAGTCATTCCCGAAGGCGCGGATCTTAAGAACGTTTAG
- the ltrA gene encoding group II intron reverse transcriptase/maturase yields the protein MDAATPACAPSGVAWDGISWADVQRQVRRLQARIVKWTQAGRHNKVKALQWLLTHSFSGKALAVKRVTENKGKNTPGVDKVIWKTPGAKTNAIASLKRRGYSALPLRRVMIPKKNGKMRPLGIPVMRCRAMQALHLLALEPVAETTADPNSYGFRPERSTADAGEQCFIALARKTSAQWVLEADIKACYDEISHPWMVANIPTDKVILQKWLKAGYVYQDELFPTDAGVPQGGIISPVVANMTLDGLEAMLAEKFPKAKRTGLKMHMVRYADDFIITGHSKEWLEHEVKPAVVAFLAERGLVLSPEKTKVTHIDEGFDFLGWNIRKYNGKLLMKPSKANVKAHLDKIREVIKGNKTAKQANLIRLLNPILRGWANYHRHVVAKETFARVDTYVWSMLWQWAVRRHPEKGARWVKDKYFKTQGTRNWVFATTEKQEDGGKKELVLLKAADTPIQRHVKIKAGANPHDPQWEPYFETRWGKRMMNLPRGRAKLYRVWLRQDGLCPTCQEPIAIGTPWVTRFIVKRTDGGSIAAGNIQLHHPGCHGIQKYAGNKL from the coding sequence ATGGACGCAGCAACACCAGCGTGTGCGCCTTCCGGCGTGGCATGGGACGGCATCAGTTGGGCCGATGTCCAGCGTCAGGTAAGACGGCTGCAAGCGCGTATTGTGAAGTGGACACAGGCCGGCAGGCACAACAAGGTGAAAGCCTTGCAATGGCTGCTGACCCACTCGTTCAGCGGCAAGGCATTAGCCGTCAAGCGGGTGACTGAAAACAAAGGCAAGAACACCCCTGGTGTCGACAAGGTCATCTGGAAAACACCGGGGGCAAAGACCAACGCGATTGCGTCGTTGAAGAGACGGGGTTACTCGGCTCTTCCGCTTCGGAGGGTAATGATACCGAAGAAGAACGGGAAAATGAGGCCGCTCGGCATACCCGTGATGCGCTGCAGGGCGATGCAAGCATTGCATCTGCTTGCTCTGGAGCCGGTTGCGGAAACCACTGCCGACCCGAACTCGTATGGGTTCAGGCCGGAGCGCTCAACAGCCGACGCGGGGGAACAATGCTTCATCGCCCTCGCGAGAAAGACAAGCGCGCAGTGGGTGCTGGAAGCCGACATCAAGGCCTGTTACGACGAAATCAGCCATCCATGGATGGTCGCTAACATCCCCACGGACAAGGTGATCCTGCAGAAGTGGCTCAAGGCGGGATATGTGTATCAGGACGAACTCTTCCCGACCGATGCCGGGGTCCCTCAAGGGGGAATTATTTCACCGGTAGTGGCCAACATGACGTTGGATGGTCTCGAAGCGATGCTGGCAGAGAAGTTTCCGAAGGCAAAGCGGACAGGCCTGAAAATGCACATGGTGCGGTACGCGGACGACTTCATCATCACTGGCCACTCGAAAGAGTGGCTGGAGCACGAGGTCAAACCCGCGGTGGTCGCATTTCTGGCGGAACGTGGGCTCGTCCTGTCGCCGGAAAAGACCAAGGTAACGCACATCGACGAAGGGTTTGACTTCCTCGGATGGAATATCCGCAAGTACAACGGCAAGCTGTTGATGAAACCGTCGAAAGCGAACGTCAAAGCGCATCTTGACAAGATCCGGGAAGTCATCAAAGGCAACAAGACGGCCAAACAAGCAAACTTGATACGCCTGCTCAACCCGATTTTGCGGGGCTGGGCGAACTATCACCGCCATGTGGTCGCCAAGGAAACCTTTGCTCGGGTTGATACATATGTCTGGTCAATGCTGTGGCAATGGGCGGTTCGACGGCATCCAGAGAAAGGCGCCCGCTGGGTCAAAGATAAATACTTCAAAACCCAAGGCACCCGCAACTGGGTATTTGCCACAACCGAAAAACAAGAGGATGGGGGGAAGAAGGAGCTTGTCCTGCTGAAAGCGGCGGACACGCCGATACAGCGGCATGTCAAGATCAAGGCCGGGGCTAACCCGCACGACCCACAGTGGGAACCATACTTCGAGACCCGATGGGGCAAGAGGATGATGAACCTGCCAAGGGGCCGCGCGAAGCTCTACCGGGTCTGGCTGAGGCAGGATGGCCTGTGTCCGACCTGTCAGGAACCGATCGCAATAGGAACCCCTTGGGTCACCCGCTTCATTGTGAAAAGAACCGACGGTGGGTCGATTGCAGCGGGCAACATTCAACTGCACCATCCCGGTTGTCATGGAATTCAAAAGTACGCCGGAAATAAGTTGTGA
- a CDS encoding AraC family transcriptional regulator, whose translation MPTFVRASGLRGYVDLMRSLGEDPTNLLRRFRISLEQLEDEDALLRLRSVVQLLEESATATQCDDFGLRLSHNQDITVLGQVAVVVQSAATVREALNLIKQYLFIHSPGIRLSINEKSRLVDHAVEASLEIQLERPTAHRQTIDLALADFYQMVVLLNNGSQGILGVALPHKPHAAESIYRQFFGCKVSFEQPIAGLHLERSMLNKRLSSTNHAIREIAEEYLRNRYGTPGDTVSHQVRQLLSRTLGAAHRNKEDVAQMLAIHPRTLQRRLEDEGTSFEVVRDEVRREEMLRYLVETEISLGRVTEILGYSEQSAMTRACSRWFGTSPAALRRSKIKHAKVRRQRG comes from the coding sequence ATGCCTACCTTCGTTCGTGCCAGTGGTCTCAGGGGATATGTCGATCTGATGCGCTCCCTAGGTGAAGACCCTACCAACCTGCTCCGGCGCTTTCGCATTTCCCTCGAACAGCTCGAGGATGAGGACGCATTGCTTCGCCTGAGATCGGTCGTACAGCTGCTCGAGGAGAGTGCGACAGCGACGCAGTGCGATGACTTCGGGCTGAGGCTTTCACACAATCAGGACATCACCGTTCTCGGGCAGGTTGCGGTAGTTGTGCAAAGCGCAGCCACTGTCCGGGAGGCACTGAACCTGATCAAGCAGTACCTCTTCATTCATAGCCCGGGCATACGCCTGTCGATCAACGAGAAAAGTCGTTTAGTCGATCACGCAGTTGAAGCCTCCTTGGAAATTCAGCTTGAACGTCCAACCGCCCATCGGCAAACCATCGATTTGGCTTTGGCGGATTTCTATCAGATGGTGGTTCTATTGAACAACGGTTCGCAGGGGATTCTCGGGGTGGCACTGCCGCACAAGCCGCACGCCGCAGAGTCAATTTACAGGCAGTTTTTTGGTTGCAAGGTATCGTTTGAACAACCGATAGCTGGGCTACATCTTGAGCGCAGTATGCTCAACAAGCGTTTGAGTTCAACCAACCACGCGATACGGGAGATTGCCGAGGAGTACCTGAGAAATCGTTACGGTACGCCTGGCGATACGGTTAGCCATCAGGTTCGCCAACTGTTGTCGAGGACACTCGGAGCGGCCCATAGAAACAAAGAGGACGTTGCACAAATGCTCGCAATTCACCCTCGAACCCTGCAGCGCCGGTTGGAGGATGAGGGTACGAGCTTCGAGGTCGTACGGGACGAAGTGCGTCGTGAAGAGATGCTTCGCTATTTGGTCGAGACGGAAATTTCTTTGGGGCGCGTGACGGAGATTCTTGGTTACTCGGAACAGTCGGCAATGACAAGGGCCTGTTCCCGCTGGTTCGGAACATCACCCGCTGCGCTACGCCGAAGCAAAATCAAGCATGCGAAGGTACGTCGCCAGCGAGGGTGA
- a CDS encoding flavin-containing monooxygenase, producing the protein MSDTRLQSLPTTNEHVDVLIIGAGISGIGAAYHLRQQFPNRSFKILEALEGFGGTWWTHRYPGARSDSDLHTYGYRFKPWPGRSIATSDEIRNYLNDIISENNLDQHICYQHKVTSASWSSQENRWAVDVTRVDTGETLRLTTNFLWICQGYYNHQKGYTPEWPTLNRYKGIVIHPQHWPEDLDYTGKKIVVIGSGATAATLIPSLAGTAGHVTMLQRSPTFFATQPWEHELAAPLRALKVPEEWTHDILRRAHIAKIEDLAKMSFEQPDELRKLLIDGVRAHLPEDFDVDTHFNPSYRPWQQRVASVPDGDLFAAIRGGQASVVTDSIECFTETGITLSSGKAIEADIIVTATGLELSLFGGVNFSVDGEPVDFTKRVTYRGLMISGVPNMSYMFGYLRFSWTLRVDMVSDFVCRLLAHMDTREATTVVPTLRPEDEDMPLLPWANPENFNAGYFMRAQEMMFRQGDREPWVHMREYYEERDTLPVTSVDDGVLIYD; encoded by the coding sequence ATGAGCGACACGCGTCTGCAATCGTTGCCGACCACTAATGAGCACGTTGACGTACTCATTATCGGTGCGGGAATTTCTGGAATTGGGGCGGCGTACCACCTGCGTCAGCAGTTTCCCAATCGCAGTTTCAAGATACTCGAAGCGTTGGAGGGCTTCGGCGGCACGTGGTGGACACACCGTTATCCTGGCGCGCGTTCCGACAGTGACCTCCATACCTATGGCTATCGCTTCAAGCCGTGGCCGGGCCGGTCGATTGCCACATCAGATGAGATTCGGAACTATCTCAACGATATCATCAGCGAAAACAATCTCGACCAGCACATCTGCTATCAGCATAAGGTGACTTCAGCGAGCTGGTCTTCGCAAGAGAATCGTTGGGCCGTGGACGTGACTCGAGTGGACACTGGGGAAACGTTGCGTTTGACGACCAACTTCCTGTGGATATGCCAAGGCTATTACAACCATCAGAAAGGCTATACACCCGAGTGGCCGACGTTGAATCGCTACAAGGGTATTGTGATCCATCCGCAGCATTGGCCTGAAGACCTCGATTACACCGGGAAAAAGATCGTCGTTATTGGTTCGGGTGCAACCGCTGCAACCCTGATTCCATCGCTCGCCGGGACTGCCGGGCACGTCACGATGCTTCAGCGTTCACCGACCTTCTTCGCCACGCAACCGTGGGAGCATGAGCTAGCAGCACCCCTGCGTGCACTGAAGGTTCCAGAAGAGTGGACCCACGATATTCTTCGGCGTGCTCATATCGCCAAGATTGAAGACCTTGCCAAAATGTCGTTCGAGCAGCCAGATGAGCTTCGCAAACTTCTCATCGACGGTGTGCGCGCCCATCTTCCCGAAGACTTCGACGTCGACACTCATTTCAATCCCAGCTATCGCCCGTGGCAACAGCGAGTCGCATCGGTTCCGGATGGCGATTTGTTCGCGGCTATCCGCGGTGGTCAAGCGTCGGTGGTAACGGATTCGATCGAGTGCTTCACGGAGACGGGCATCACGCTTTCGTCAGGGAAGGCCATCGAAGCGGACATCATCGTTACTGCGACTGGCCTTGAACTCAGTCTATTTGGTGGCGTCAATTTCAGCGTCGACGGCGAGCCGGTGGACTTTACCAAACGAGTCACGTATCGCGGTTTGATGATCAGTGGCGTGCCGAACATGTCGTATATGTTTGGTTATCTACGATTCAGCTGGACCCTGCGGGTCGACATGGTCAGCGACTTCGTGTGCCGACTGCTCGCCCATATGGACACGCGGGAGGCCACAACAGTGGTGCCGACACTCCGTCCAGAAGACGAGGATATGCCGCTGCTGCCGTGGGCCAATCCGGAGAATTTCAACGCAGGCTATTTCATGCGCGCCCAGGAGATGATGTTCAGGCAGGGGGATCGTGAACCGTGGGTCCATATGCGCGAGTACTACGAGGAGCGTGACACCCTTCCGGTCACCAGCGTTGATGACGGGGTTCTCATTTATGACTGA
- a CDS encoding alpha/beta hydrolase, whose translation MSVDQNIAAVLASVVEAGGKKIHESTPIEARSGYRALTFDSRTQEQVVPVGSVQDISVPGAVGQLRARVYRPEGEGPFPTIAFFHGGGFVIGDLDTHDNMSRDVCRGSRAVVVAVDYRLAPEHRFPAAVDDAVAATKWVAENAQRLGGNDTVAVAGDSAGGNLSAVVAQQLKADGIPLAGQFLIYPAVAQPDAVYPSRAENGAGYFLETESIEWFYSHYIGEQCNAKDSRLAPLHASQLSGLPPAVIVTAEFDPLRDEGEAYGHALRDAGVWAEVKRCEGMIHGFFDMGRWSPAAQEAIEENCKRFGDVLRES comes from the coding sequence ATGTCAGTTGATCAAAATATAGCCGCTGTTCTCGCGTCAGTCGTCGAAGCTGGCGGCAAGAAAATTCACGAAAGCACCCCTATTGAGGCTCGTTCAGGCTATCGTGCCTTGACCTTCGACTCGAGGACTCAGGAGCAGGTGGTTCCGGTGGGGAGCGTCCAAGACATCTCGGTTCCTGGTGCGGTCGGCCAGTTACGAGCACGTGTCTATCGCCCGGAAGGCGAAGGACCGTTTCCCACGATCGCTTTCTTCCACGGAGGAGGCTTTGTCATCGGTGACCTCGACACCCACGACAACATGAGCCGTGACGTCTGTCGCGGAAGCCGGGCGGTGGTCGTCGCCGTCGACTACCGGCTTGCGCCCGAGCACAGATTCCCGGCCGCCGTTGATGACGCCGTGGCAGCTACGAAGTGGGTGGCCGAGAATGCGCAGCGCCTTGGCGGCAATGATACCGTCGCTGTCGCTGGAGATAGTGCAGGTGGCAACCTGTCAGCTGTTGTTGCGCAGCAGCTCAAAGCGGATGGCATTCCACTGGCGGGTCAATTCCTTATTTATCCGGCGGTTGCTCAGCCGGACGCAGTTTATCCATCGCGGGCGGAGAATGGCGCTGGCTACTTTCTCGAGACGGAGTCGATTGAGTGGTTCTACAGCCACTATATCGGCGAACAGTGCAATGCAAAGGATTCGCGGCTCGCACCGCTGCACGCATCGCAACTCTCTGGGCTGCCACCGGCGGTCATCGTGACCGCGGAATTCGATCCCCTGAGGGACGAGGGCGAGGCCTACGGACATGCATTGCGCGATGCCGGCGTATGGGCGGAAGTCAAAAGATGCGAGGGGATGATACACGGATTCTTTGACATGGGGAGATGGTCGCCGGCTGCGCAAGAGGCCATTGAGGAGAACTGCAAACGCTTCGGAGATGTGCTTCGAGAGAGCTGA
- a CDS encoding fatty acid--CoA ligase, producing the protein MQSDLTELTPSAYTYPLLIKRLLHTPLMHAPNQEVVYRDRVRMTYSKVYERIAQLANGLTKLGVEMGTTVAVMDWDSHRYLECYFAVPMMGAVLQTVNVRLSQAEIAYTLNHAGAEILLVHTDFLPVVEAIKDKLESVRQFVWISDEGDERSPHTIPFSGEYEGLLASSSSSYDFPDFDENTRATTFYTTGTTGMPKGVYFSHRQLVLHTISVMAALSSPESEQRFHRGDVYMPLTPMFHVHAWGMPYIATVLGVKQVYPGRYIPDQIVKLVRDEGVTFSHCVGTILHMLLNCAEGKEADFSEWKVVIGGGALTQGLARAALDRGIDVFTGYGMSETCPILTLAQSKPGYASLEIEDQVAIRCKTGLPVPLVELRIVDENMQDVAQDGSASGEVVVRAPWLTQGYLKNPDASEQLWEGGYLHTQDIARIDRAGYLQVTDRIKDVIKSGGEWVSSLEVEGLISQHPGVAEVAVIGVKDEKWGERPAALVVRKMDGTVFVSEEEIRQHVLTFSEKGTISKYAVPQTIKFVDALEKTSVGKLNKKWLREKFAETDSGG; encoded by the coding sequence ATGCAAAGCGATCTGACCGAGCTGACGCCTTCGGCGTACACGTATCCTTTGCTGATAAAGCGCCTTTTGCACACACCGTTGATGCATGCGCCAAATCAAGAGGTCGTGTATCGTGACCGGGTACGTATGACGTATTCGAAGGTGTATGAGAGGATCGCGCAGCTTGCCAACGGTCTGACGAAGCTCGGTGTCGAGATGGGGACGACCGTAGCCGTGATGGATTGGGACAGCCATCGATACCTTGAGTGCTACTTCGCGGTCCCTATGATGGGGGCGGTTCTGCAAACGGTGAACGTGCGGCTGTCTCAGGCAGAAATAGCTTACACGCTCAACCACGCTGGCGCCGAAATTCTTCTTGTCCACACCGACTTCTTGCCGGTCGTGGAAGCAATCAAGGACAAACTGGAGTCGGTGCGTCAGTTTGTTTGGATATCCGACGAAGGTGATGAACGATCTCCGCATACCATTCCGTTTTCCGGGGAATATGAGGGCCTACTCGCGTCAAGTTCCAGTAGCTACGACTTCCCTGATTTCGACGAGAACACGCGAGCGACCACGTTCTATACTACCGGCACCACTGGCATGCCCAAAGGCGTCTATTTTTCACATCGGCAGTTGGTGCTACACACGATCTCCGTGATGGCGGCGCTATCCAGTCCTGAGTCCGAACAGCGGTTCCACCGCGGTGATGTCTACATGCCGCTCACTCCGATGTTTCATGTCCACGCGTGGGGTATGCCATATATCGCTACGGTGCTAGGCGTCAAACAGGTCTATCCCGGACGATATATCCCGGACCAGATCGTGAAACTCGTGCGAGACGAGGGCGTTACGTTTTCGCATTGTGTGGGCACTATCTTGCACATGTTGCTAAATTGCGCCGAGGGAAAAGAGGCCGACTTCAGCGAGTGGAAGGTCGTCATTGGAGGCGGCGCATTGACGCAGGGATTGGCACGCGCCGCACTTGACCGAGGAATTGATGTCTTTACTGGGTATGGGATGTCTGAGACTTGTCCCATCCTGACCCTCGCTCAATCGAAGCCTGGGTACGCGTCTCTCGAAATCGAGGACCAAGTGGCGATACGATGTAAGACAGGATTGCCTGTTCCACTCGTCGAGTTGCGTATCGTCGACGAGAATATGCAGGATGTTGCTCAGGACGGCAGCGCGAGTGGGGAGGTGGTCGTGCGTGCACCTTGGTTGACTCAGGGTTATCTGAAGAATCCGGACGCTTCCGAGCAATTGTGGGAAGGTGGCTATCTCCATACTCAGGACATCGCCCGTATCGACCGAGCCGGTTATTTGCAGGTAACAGATCGTATTAAGGACGTGATTAAGTCGGGCGGCGAGTGGGTTTCGTCGCTGGAAGTCGAAGGTCTGATTTCTCAACATCCGGGCGTGGCCGAAGTGGCTGTGATCGGGGTCAAGGACGAAAAGTGGGGAGAGCGGCCTGCGGCCTTAGTGGTTCGGAAGATGGATGGCACAGTGTTCGTCTCTGAGGAAGAGATTCGGCAACACGTTCTCACGTTTAGCGAGAAGGGGACTATTTCGAAATATGCGGTGCCACAGACCATCAAGTTTGTTGATGCGCTCGAGAAGACCAGTGTTGGGAAATTGAACAAGAAGTGGCTGCGAGAAAAGTTCGCTGAAACAGATTCAGGTGGTTGA
- a CDS encoding helix-turn-helix domain-containing protein codes for MRPKPTMEWSTLGVAPADKTDAWESVLSNSYRDWHVPCRLPATFYANVKRHDFGGAELVETVCDPCSGQRLRAQMRRDDELFVGIQLTTEGRERFKIGDTGAEAVSGDLLVWRTDLAVQFEVLERLHKMTLMVPWSLLRERMPERKSPPVGGKIESRTGVGCLLAVHLLALSNQITTLDSRLKGSVSRSTLEFIGIALSDLQPSASFDASASMLSRVHDYVLDHLQDEDLTPARIAEANRISLRYLHMLFHHSGATVSGWIQDKRLSKCRDALTDSAYSRQRIADIAYRWGFSSTSHFSRAFKEKFGMSPGDVRKMAGIVKHSD; via the coding sequence ATGAGACCCAAACCAACAATGGAGTGGAGCACTTTGGGCGTGGCCCCCGCCGACAAGACGGATGCGTGGGAGTCGGTCTTAAGCAATAGCTATCGAGACTGGCACGTGCCTTGCCGGCTACCCGCGACGTTTTACGCGAATGTAAAAAGGCACGACTTCGGCGGTGCTGAACTTGTCGAAACAGTCTGCGACCCGTGCTCGGGACAGCGGCTGCGTGCCCAGATGCGACGTGACGACGAGCTCTTCGTCGGTATTCAACTGACCACTGAGGGCAGGGAACGATTCAAGATCGGCGACACCGGTGCGGAGGCGGTCTCCGGGGACTTATTGGTGTGGAGGACGGATCTGGCAGTGCAGTTCGAAGTTTTGGAACGCCTGCACAAGATGACGCTGATGGTACCTTGGTCGTTGCTGCGCGAACGTATGCCTGAACGAAAGTCTCCACCCGTCGGTGGCAAAATTGAGAGCCGAACAGGCGTCGGCTGTTTGCTGGCGGTTCACCTGCTGGCTCTGTCCAATCAAATCACGACGCTAGATTCGAGGCTCAAAGGTTCGGTGAGCCGTTCAACGCTTGAATTTATAGGCATTGCGTTATCGGACCTGCAGCCATCCGCGTCATTTGACGCAAGCGCGTCTATGCTCAGTCGCGTCCACGACTATGTCCTCGATCACTTGCAGGATGAGGACCTGACGCCAGCGAGGATTGCTGAAGCAAACCGAATCTCGTTGCGATATCTGCATATGCTGTTTCATCACAGCGGTGCAACTGTCAGCGGCTGGATACAGGATAAGCGGCTATCCAAATGCAGGGACGCGCTGACCGACAGTGCGTACAGCCGCCAGCGCATAGCGGACATAGCCTACCGGTGGGGATTCAGCTCGACGAGTCACTTCAGCCGGGCGTTCAAAGAAAAGTTTGGCATGTCGCCAGGTGACGTCCGAAAAATGGCCGGAATCGTGAAGCATTCCGATTGA
- a CDS encoding alpha/beta hydrolase, which produces MQTDIEFKTQDGTTLRGWHYVPTQSKERFPTIVMAHGFSAVKEMYLDQYAEAFARAGFASLVYDHRNLGASDGTPRQEVDPLQQVRDYRDAITFTESLSQTDPARIGVFGSSYSGGHVLVVSAVDRRVKCVVSQVPLVTGYSNVRRLVRADLLAGMQAMFDQDRRARYLGEPPAMMPVVSEDLSGPAVMPMADAWEWFTETHKLRAPSWKNEVTLRSVEMLAEYEPGAQIAFISPTPLLMIVALRDNCAVADEALVAYERALQPKKLVTLAGGHFDPYVGDFAAASGAACDWFKQHLTPA; this is translated from the coding sequence GTGCAAACCGACATAGAGTTCAAGACCCAGGACGGTACCACTTTGAGGGGGTGGCATTACGTACCGACCCAGAGCAAGGAAAGATTTCCGACCATCGTGATGGCCCACGGCTTCTCGGCGGTGAAGGAGATGTATCTCGATCAATACGCCGAGGCCTTCGCCCGCGCCGGCTTCGCCTCGCTGGTCTATGACCATCGCAACCTCGGCGCGAGTGACGGCACGCCCAGACAGGAGGTCGATCCACTGCAGCAGGTTCGCGACTACCGGGATGCCATCACGTTCACGGAGTCGCTGAGCCAGACCGACCCGGCGAGGATAGGGGTCTTCGGCTCGAGCTATAGCGGCGGCCACGTGCTGGTCGTGTCGGCGGTCGACCGCCGGGTGAAGTGTGTGGTCTCGCAGGTACCGTTGGTCACGGGCTACAGCAATGTGCGGCGGTTGGTTCGTGCCGACCTTCTCGCCGGCATGCAGGCAATGTTCGACCAAGACCGGCGCGCCCGCTACCTCGGCGAGCCTCCAGCCATGATGCCGGTTGTCTCCGAGGACCTGAGCGGCCCCGCCGTCATGCCGATGGCCGACGCTTGGGAATGGTTCACCGAGACGCACAAACTGCGTGCACCGTCGTGGAAGAACGAAGTCACGCTGCGCTCGGTCGAGATGTTGGCGGAGTACGAGCCGGGCGCGCAGATTGCGTTCATCAGCCCGACGCCGCTGCTGATGATCGTTGCCCTGCGCGACAATTGCGCGGTAGCCGACGAAGCGCTGGTCGCTTATGAGAGGGCGTTGCAGCCGAAGAAGCTGGTGACGTTGGCCGGCGGACACTTCGATCCGTACGTGGGTGATTTCGCTGCGGCAAGCGGGGCCGCCTGCGACTGGTTCAAGCAACACCTTACGCCAGCTTGA